A window of Halodesulfovibrio aestuarii DSM 17919 = ATCC 29578 contains these coding sequences:
- a CDS encoding BMC domain-containing protein: MSALGLIETRGLISAIEGADAMVKSSNVRLMNKTYVGAGLVTITVTGDVAAVKSSVDAALAAISRLHGGEVISSHVIPRPESGITDVLFDTPKDSSGSGQAEGYACEGGQSFESCFENEMKSVSAIDQPEHEDVLLASPAVEDAEPAQNAEKNLHQLDNDSVSSKENGTIPSSENENLTVSKKKKALPISKDEVDALNDELGTQQAVAMLAQHTVATLRVLARQYSEFTIDKKKLSKVKKRALLEGFTRYYNLLNS; this comes from the coding sequence GTGAGCGCGCTAGGACTTATTGAAACCAGAGGGCTAATATCAGCGATTGAAGGTGCTGATGCCATGGTGAAATCTTCGAATGTCCGTTTGATGAATAAAACGTACGTTGGTGCTGGGCTGGTTACAATTACTGTAACTGGTGACGTAGCAGCTGTGAAGAGTTCCGTTGATGCGGCATTAGCTGCTATTTCGAGGCTTCATGGCGGGGAAGTCATTTCAAGTCATGTAATTCCACGGCCCGAGAGTGGTATTACCGATGTGCTGTTTGACACCCCCAAAGATTCTTCAGGTTCCGGACAGGCTGAAGGTTATGCCTGCGAGGGTGGGCAGTCCTTTGAGTCTTGTTTTGAAAACGAGATGAAAAGTGTTTCAGCTATAGACCAACCTGAACATGAGGACGTGCTTCTAGCATCACCTGCCGTAGAAGATGCCGAACCTGCTCAGAATGCAGAGAAAAATCTTCACCAATTGGACAACGACAGCGTTAGTTCGAAGGAGAATGGAACTATTCCATCTTCTGAAAACGAAAATCTAACCGTATCCAAGAAGAAAAAGGCTCTTCCTATATCGAAGGACGAAGTTGACGCTCTTAACGATGAACTCGGAACGCAACAGGCTGTCGCTATGTTGGCACAACATACCGTGGCAACTTTGCGTGTATTGGCCCGTCAGTATTCAGAGTTTACTATTGATAAGAAAAAACTGTCAAAAGTGAAAAAGCGTGCACTGCTGGAAGGGTTCACCCGTTATTACAATTTATTAAATTCATGA
- a CDS encoding cupin domain-containing protein: protein MKRVVCAEEVEKLVLQNQSAFYIDDNTILTPSAQDAAALAGIEIIRGAPQPCEPQKSVTDNAISSDLIYAALNALHEKGLLTKFLKELEQRFTAVMCGGGKVVRGDSIKMDPVQTCRNQSVTTGEVSSQEVIGKEDGRINSGFFKISQSCYEQTFACEANCCLLEGTLTVTINGEHVTVHAGDVMHIPAGADVVWETSETARIFYSRFSDSSKG, encoded by the coding sequence ATGAAACGAGTTGTTTGTGCGGAAGAAGTTGAGAAGCTGGTTCTTCAAAATCAGTCAGCGTTCTACATTGATGACAATACAATATTGACCCCCTCTGCGCAGGATGCAGCAGCACTTGCAGGTATCGAGATTATTCGTGGCGCACCACAACCGTGTGAACCACAAAAGTCTGTTACCGATAACGCAATAAGCAGTGACTTAATCTACGCAGCGTTAAATGCACTGCATGAGAAAGGCTTGCTTACTAAGTTCTTGAAAGAGCTCGAACAAAGATTCACTGCCGTTATGTGTGGTGGCGGAAAGGTTGTTCGAGGCGATTCCATAAAAATGGACCCGGTGCAAACGTGCCGAAACCAGTCTGTGACAACCGGCGAAGTTTCTTCACAGGAAGTCATCGGCAAAGAAGACGGGCGGATTAATTCCGGTTTTTTTAAGATTTCCCAGTCCTGTTATGAGCAGACCTTCGCATGCGAAGCCAACTGCTGCCTGCTTGAGGGAACGTTAACTGTGACCATTAATGGTGAACATGTAACGGTGCATGCAGGTGATGTAATGCATATCCCGGCAGGTGCTGATGTGGTCTGGGAAACTTCGGAAACCGCAAGGATTTTTTATTCCAGATTTTCCGATTCTTCGAAGGGGTAA
- a CDS encoding BMC domain-containing protein, with the protein MSKSIGMVEFTSISRGIYAVDQMVKTAEVEIVTATTTCPGKYFAIVTGDVASVNNSVEVGEQYAKEYLIDSMVIPSVAPEVFPAIAGGVMPEYMDAVGIVEAFALAPMVVAADSVLKAVNVEPIELRLGNGLGGKSFFTFTGDVAAVTAGIESAKNALMLKGLLVNAEVIPSPSPKVLPSLL; encoded by the coding sequence ATGAGTAAGTCAATAGGAATGGTGGAATTTACAAGTATCTCGCGTGGAATCTACGCCGTAGACCAGATGGTCAAAACAGCGGAGGTTGAGATTGTAACTGCCACAACAACATGCCCGGGTAAATATTTTGCCATCGTAACCGGAGATGTCGCTTCAGTGAATAACTCCGTTGAAGTTGGTGAGCAGTATGCAAAAGAGTATCTGATTGACAGCATGGTGATCCCGAGTGTTGCTCCGGAGGTTTTTCCGGCAATCGCTGGTGGGGTGATGCCTGAGTACATGGATGCAGTAGGTATTGTAGAAGCCTTCGCATTAGCTCCTATGGTTGTCGCTGCGGATTCAGTGCTCAAGGCTGTAAATGTTGAGCCGATTGAACTGCGTCTCGGTAACGGGTTAGGCGGTAAGTCTTTCTTCACATTTACTGGTGATGTTGCTGCGGTAACCGCGGGAATTGAAAGTGCGAAAAACGCGTTGATGCTCAAAGGGCTTCTGGTAAACGCAGAGGTTATTCCTTCGCCTTCTCCAAAGGTTTTGCCATCATTGCTTTAA
- a CDS encoding 4Fe-4S dicluster domain-containing protein: MNLVEQVKDAGVIGAGGAGFPTHVKLAASAEFILLNGAECEPLLRVDQQLMAIYPDEIIKGFEQAAKVVGAKHAYLCVKEKHTSVIKGLQERIEALQVAPLVEVKTLPDIYPAGDEQVLVYTVTGRSVPEAGIPLNVGCVVINSETALNVYNATNGTPVTEKFITVAGDIPHRVTVKVPVGTPVIDVLKKSGLESFEGYTVIGGGPMMGPALSDLSGYITKKDKGFIILKNDHPLIRRKNATIESTQRINRAACAQCRMCTDLCPRYLIGHNVAPHKSMRIQNYNLAGAAEKTHAQLCCMCNLCEYFSCPMGLNPKLANDALKRDLAAENIRFQPTGKEPEAHHNREYRLIPSKRLIARLGLSEFDLPAPVEEAPFVPDVVRIATNAHVGAPAVPTVSVGDVVQVGQCVGAIPEGALSASVHASVAGKVTAIENGYIEIERG, encoded by the coding sequence GTGAATCTAGTTGAACAAGTTAAAGACGCAGGGGTCATCGGTGCTGGTGGTGCAGGTTTTCCTACACATGTTAAGCTTGCTGCTTCTGCTGAATTTATTCTTTTAAATGGTGCTGAGTGTGAGCCACTGCTTCGAGTGGACCAGCAGCTTATGGCAATTTATCCTGATGAAATTATCAAAGGGTTTGAACAGGCTGCGAAAGTAGTAGGCGCCAAGCATGCTTATCTATGCGTTAAAGAAAAGCATACTAGCGTTATCAAAGGTCTTCAGGAGCGAATTGAAGCTCTTCAAGTTGCACCGTTGGTAGAGGTTAAAACTCTTCCTGATATTTATCCTGCGGGTGACGAGCAGGTGCTTGTATACACGGTGACTGGTCGTAGTGTTCCAGAAGCAGGTATTCCGTTAAATGTTGGCTGTGTTGTTATCAACTCAGAGACAGCACTGAACGTTTACAACGCTACAAACGGTACGCCAGTAACTGAAAAATTTATTACGGTGGCAGGAGATATCCCTCACCGTGTAACCGTTAAAGTTCCTGTCGGTACACCAGTAATTGATGTTCTTAAAAAGAGCGGACTTGAGTCTTTTGAAGGATACACCGTTATCGGTGGTGGCCCAATGATGGGGCCGGCTCTTTCTGATCTTTCTGGCTACATTACCAAGAAAGATAAGGGCTTTATCATTCTTAAAAATGATCATCCGCTTATTCGCAGGAAAAATGCGACTATCGAAAGTACCCAGCGCATAAATAGAGCTGCCTGCGCGCAGTGTCGCATGTGTACAGATCTATGTCCGCGTTATCTCATCGGGCATAATGTTGCGCCGCATAAGTCCATGCGAATCCAAAATTACAACCTTGCTGGAGCAGCAGAGAAAACGCATGCGCAACTCTGTTGTATGTGCAACCTCTGCGAATACTTTTCCTGTCCTATGGGATTGAATCCTAAGCTTGCAAACGATGCTTTGAAGCGTGATCTCGCAGCGGAAAATATTCGATTCCAACCTACTGGCAAGGAACCTGAGGCACACCATAACCGTGAATATCGTCTTATTCCAAGCAAGCGACTTATCGCACGTCTTGGTTTGAGCGAGTTTGACCTGCCTGCTCCGGTTGAAGAAGCACCATTTGTTCCTGACGTTGTTAGAATCGCAACAAATGCCCATGTGGGTGCTCCAGCTGTCCCTACGGTGTCAGTAGGAGACGTTGTACAGGTTGGACAATGTGTGGGTGCGATTCCTGAAGGTGCGTTAAGTGCTTCCGTACACGCAAGTGTGGCTGGCAAGGTTACTGCAATTGAAAATGGATACATCGAGATAGAAAGAGGCTGA
- a CDS encoding EutN/CcmL family microcompartment protein → MLTAKLIGSVWSTRKAEQMLGLKLMIVEIIGGRNAGECMTVVDTIGAGTGDRVIVTTGSSARRMLGDDNIPVDAVIVGIIDEDCELPTCGE, encoded by the coding sequence ATGTTAACGGCAAAGCTAATCGGAAGCGTCTGGTCTACCAGAAAGGCTGAACAGATGTTGGGGCTTAAGCTGATGATTGTCGAAATTATCGGTGGGCGTAATGCCGGTGAATGCATGACAGTTGTTGATACTATTGGCGCTGGTACTGGTGATCGCGTGATAGTGACAACAGGCTCTTCTGCCCGTCGGATGCTTGGTGATGACAACATTCCTGTTGATGCTGTGATTGTTGGCATTATTGATGAAGATTGTGAACTGCCAACTTGTGGAGAATGA
- a CDS encoding BMC domain-containing protein, whose protein sequence is MEFRIIKSPSPAVLAMLTRRKGSGSSSHLVSTGAVGLVQGKVIDMIVAADIAEKSVGVVVEDIKGTCPQNMVAMAMLGDIASVEAAMSAIKTKLQDGSYAC, encoded by the coding sequence ATGGAATTCCGAATTATCAAGTCGCCTTCCCCTGCTGTTCTGGCCATGCTTACCAGACGTAAAGGCTCTGGCTCATCATCACACTTAGTTTCTACCGGTGCTGTGGGGCTTGTGCAGGGCAAGGTCATAGACATGATTGTTGCGGCAGACATTGCTGAAAAGAGTGTAGGCGTGGTTGTTGAGGATATTAAAGGTACCTGTCCTCAGAATATGGTTGCCATGGCTATGCTTGGAGATATCGCCTCCGTAGAGGCTGCGATGTCAGCCATTAAAACAAAGCTGCAAGACGGGAGTTATGCATGTTAA
- the eutJ gene encoding ethanolamine utilization protein EutJ, with the protein MSKKRVNFEYCDRLVRDFEKAVERPVKGDSNNYYTGVDLGTACVVVAVLNENGEPVAGAYRYADVVRDGMVVDYIGAVQIVRELKLEVEEKLGAELFYAASAIPPGTDALDSGAIKNVVEGAGFELTNLFDEPTAANEVLQISNGAVVDIGGGTTGISILKDGKVIYVADEATGGTHFTLVVSGAYQIPFEEADLFKRNNENHAELLPVLTPVIEKIATIINKHIEGYDVQEISLVGGTCCLEGIEKIIEKKTGIYTHKPQNPMFVTPLGIAMTCEAETN; encoded by the coding sequence ATGTCAAAGAAAAGAGTAAACTTTGAATACTGTGATCGGCTTGTTCGCGATTTTGAAAAAGCAGTTGAACGTCCGGTCAAGGGTGACTCTAATAATTATTACACCGGAGTAGACTTGGGAACAGCGTGCGTGGTCGTGGCTGTTCTTAATGAAAACGGTGAGCCTGTAGCCGGTGCATATCGTTATGCTGATGTTGTGCGTGATGGCATGGTTGTTGATTACATCGGGGCTGTGCAGATTGTGCGTGAATTGAAATTGGAAGTTGAAGAAAAGCTCGGTGCTGAACTTTTTTATGCTGCCTCAGCTATTCCTCCTGGAACTGATGCTCTTGATTCTGGTGCAATCAAAAATGTTGTTGAAGGCGCTGGATTTGAACTTACCAACCTCTTTGACGAGCCGACTGCAGCTAATGAAGTCCTGCAAATTTCCAATGGTGCTGTTGTTGATATTGGTGGTGGTACGACTGGGATTTCTATCCTTAAGGATGGAAAAGTTATCTATGTCGCTGATGAGGCTACAGGGGGCACACATTTTACACTGGTTGTTTCCGGTGCGTATCAGATTCCTTTTGAAGAGGCGGATCTGTTTAAGCGTAACAACGAAAACCACGCAGAGCTTCTCCCTGTGCTGACTCCAGTAATTGAAAAAATTGCCACGATCATCAACAAGCACATCGAAGGATACGACGTGCAGGAAATTTCCCTTGTTGGCGGCACATGCTGTCTTGAAGGGATTGAAAAGATTATTGAAAAGAAAACAGGTATTTATACACATAAGCCGCAGAACCCGATGTTTGTGACACCACTTGGTATCGCAATGACCTGTGAAGCGGAAACAAACTAG
- a CDS encoding EutP/PduV family microcompartment system protein encodes MSSKRVMFIGATGCGKSALAQALEGQVRSGRSAQEVVYGKKTIDVPSEYLEHPWMFQSLIAIAQNNASHVVFVVGQGNTASAGSPGLGNVFTCPVVGVVTTDCNSSEGTERCFGELARLGVPEPYFVVNPNEQVDRSLAEYLFDVEQSEELR; translated from the coding sequence ATGAGTAGCAAACGAGTCATGTTCATTGGTGCTACTGGCTGCGGAAAATCAGCTTTAGCACAGGCGCTCGAAGGGCAAGTTCGCTCGGGTCGAAGCGCGCAGGAAGTTGTGTACGGTAAGAAGACAATCGATGTTCCCAGTGAGTATTTGGAACACCCTTGGATGTTTCAAAGCTTGATTGCCATCGCACAGAACAACGCATCACATGTTGTGTTCGTTGTAGGGCAGGGAAATACAGCTTCGGCAGGTTCTCCTGGTTTAGGAAACGTATTTACGTGTCCGGTTGTTGGAGTGGTGACTACTGATTGCAACAGCTCAGAAGGCACAGAACGCTGCTTTGGAGAACTGGCGCGACTTGGGGTTCCGGAACCGTATTTTGTTGTGAACCCGAATGAACAGGTTGATCGAAGTCTGGCTGAATATTTGTTCGATGTAGAGCAGAGTGAGGAACTCCGATGA
- a CDS encoding BMC domain-containing protein produces the protein MNSHEGQSQGLQRIIQESVPGKQVTIAHVIAAPDPDIYERLGVQAHGALGILTLSPYEVSIIAADIATKAASVEIGFIDRFTGSLVLCGDVQSVETALQFVLENLSSNLGFSVSPLTRS, from the coding sequence ATGAATAGTCATGAAGGTCAGTCTCAAGGGCTGCAGCGCATCATTCAGGAATCGGTACCGGGCAAGCAGGTAACCATTGCGCATGTTATCGCTGCTCCGGATCCAGATATTTATGAACGGCTCGGCGTTCAGGCTCATGGTGCCCTGGGGATTTTGACGCTTTCTCCATACGAGGTGTCAATTATTGCAGCGGACATAGCAACGAAGGCCGCCAGCGTGGAAATTGGTTTTATTGATCGCTTTACAGGATCGCTAGTGCTCTGCGGTGACGTTCAGAGTGTTGAGACAGCACTTCAGTTTGTTTTGGAAAATTTGTCTTCAAACTTGGGGTTCTCAGTGAGTCCTTTGACTCGCTCTTAG
- the cutD gene encoding choline TMA-lyase-activating enzyme, whose amino-acid sequence MTVSNVDKIERKGLIFNVQKYNMYDGPGVRTLVFFKGCPLRCKWCSNPESQSRKAQILFKKNLCTNCGRCVPVCPVGIHSIGVDRTHSISRNVDCIGCGECVRVCLDSALSVVGEAKTVSEVLDIIEEDRAFYEMSGGGVTLGGGEVLMQPEFALNVLMGCKQRGINTAIETCGYTKRETILKIAEFTDLFLFDLKHINSERHYELTGVRNEWILENFTALIQGRFNVQARLPLMKGVNDAEEDIEQLIAFLQRFRDRKNFKGVDLLPYHKMGVGKYSQLDAEYPVKEDLSLSDAELERIENQFKRRGFPVAIIKH is encoded by the coding sequence ATGACTGTGAGCAATGTAGACAAAATTGAAAGAAAAGGACTGATTTTCAATGTACAGAAGTACAATATGTATGACGGTCCTGGAGTGAGAACTCTTGTATTCTTCAAAGGGTGTCCATTGCGTTGCAAATGGTGCTCAAACCCTGAAAGTCAATCACGGAAAGCTCAGATCCTATTTAAAAAAAATCTGTGCACCAACTGCGGGAGATGTGTCCCGGTCTGTCCGGTTGGAATTCATTCGATTGGAGTGGATCGGACGCATTCAATTTCCCGTAATGTAGACTGCATCGGCTGCGGAGAATGCGTAAGAGTCTGTCTTGATTCTGCTCTTTCAGTAGTTGGTGAAGCTAAAACCGTATCAGAAGTATTAGATATTATCGAAGAAGATCGCGCTTTCTACGAGATGTCCGGTGGCGGTGTAACGTTGGGTGGCGGTGAAGTGTTAATGCAGCCAGAATTTGCACTGAATGTTCTTATGGGGTGCAAGCAGCGTGGCATCAATACTGCTATTGAAACTTGTGGTTACACCAAACGTGAGACGATTCTTAAGATAGCCGAATTTACCGATCTCTTTCTTTTTGATTTAAAGCACATCAATTCTGAACGGCATTATGAGCTTACCGGTGTGCGTAACGAGTGGATTTTGGAGAATTTTACAGCGCTTATTCAAGGCAGGTTCAATGTTCAGGCACGTCTTCCTCTTATGAAAGGTGTGAATGACGCAGAAGAAGATATTGAGCAGTTGATCGCCTTTTTACAGCGGTTTCGTGATCGAAAAAATTTCAAAGGGGTCGACTTGCTTCCGTACCACAAGATGGGGGTTGGCAAGTACAGCCAGCTGGATGCGGAGTATCCTGTAAAAGAAGATTTAAGTCTGAGTGATGCAGAGCTGGAACGGATCGAAAATCAATTTAAGCGCCGTGGCTTTCCTGTTGCCATCATTAAACATTAG
- the cutC gene encoding choline trimethylamine-lyase, translating into MSSEDRDALQKMFSDVTEDLLKKSSTDSATAPVLTQECKGIPEGPTDRHTRLRENFLKQVPTVTTHRARAITKIAKENPGMPKVLLRGKCFKYCCETAPLVIQDNELIVGAPCGAPRAGAFSPDIAWRWMKDEIDTIGSRPQDPFYISEEDKRYMREELFPFWEGKSIDEYCEDQYREAGLWELSGESFVSDCSYHALNGGGDSNPGYDVILMNKGMLDIQAEARGHLETLDYKNPDDIDKIYFYKSLIDTAEGIMIYARRISEYAAELAAKESNPQRKAELLKISEVNARVPAHKPETFWEAIQAVWTIESLLVVEENQTGMSIGRVDQYMYPYFKADLEAGRMTEYEAFDLAGCMLIKMSEMMWITNEGGSKFFAGYQPFVNMCVGGVKRDGTDATNDLTYLLMDAVRHVRVYQPSLATRVHNKSPHKYLKKIIEVIRSGMGFPAIHFDDAHIKMMLAKGVTIEDARDYCLMGCVEPQKSGRLYQWTSTGYTQWPICIELVLNHGVPLWYGKQVTPDAGPLEQFTTYEQFEEAVKDQIRYITKHTSVATVISQRVHRELAPKPLMSMMYEGCMENGRDVSSGGAMYNFGPGVVWSGLATYVDSMAAIKKLVFEEKKYTLAQMNEALKADFEGYAQVKADCAAAPKYGNDDDYADLIAADLVSFTEEEHRQYKTLYSVLSHGTLSISNNTPFGQITGASAGGRGAWTPLSDGISPSHGVDYKGPTAIIKSVSKMSNDSMNIGMVHNFKIMSGLLETPQGEESLITLIRTASMLGNGEMQFNYLDNDVLIAAQKNPENYRDLVVRVAGYSAFFVELCKDVQDEIISRTMLKQI; encoded by the coding sequence ATGTCTTCGGAAGACAGGGATGCATTGCAGAAAATGTTTTCTGATGTGACCGAAGACCTTTTGAAAAAATCCAGTACAGACAGTGCCACTGCACCAGTACTCACTCAAGAGTGTAAGGGTATTCCTGAAGGTCCTACTGATCGCCATACACGCCTTAGAGAGAATTTTCTTAAGCAGGTGCCGACTGTTACCACTCATAGAGCACGTGCAATTACAAAGATCGCGAAAGAAAATCCTGGCATGCCTAAGGTACTGCTGCGTGGTAAGTGTTTCAAATACTGCTGCGAAACTGCCCCTCTCGTAATTCAGGATAACGAACTTATCGTTGGTGCTCCTTGTGGTGCTCCACGCGCAGGTGCATTTTCACCTGATATTGCATGGCGCTGGATGAAGGACGAAATCGACACCATCGGAAGCCGCCCGCAGGATCCATTTTATATTTCTGAAGAAGATAAGCGGTACATGCGTGAAGAGTTGTTTCCATTCTGGGAAGGCAAATCCATCGATGAATACTGCGAAGATCAATACCGTGAAGCAGGATTATGGGAACTTTCAGGCGAGTCGTTTGTATCCGATTGTTCCTACCATGCGTTAAACGGCGGCGGTGACTCCAACCCCGGCTATGACGTTATCCTTATGAACAAGGGTATGCTTGATATTCAGGCTGAAGCTCGTGGGCATCTTGAAACACTTGATTACAAGAACCCAGACGATATCGACAAAATTTACTTCTACAAATCTCTTATTGATACCGCAGAAGGTATCATGATCTATGCTCGCAGAATTTCCGAGTATGCAGCTGAACTTGCCGCTAAAGAAAGCAATCCGCAGCGTAAGGCAGAGTTGCTGAAGATTTCTGAAGTGAACGCACGTGTGCCTGCACATAAGCCTGAAACCTTCTGGGAAGCGATTCAGGCTGTATGGACTATTGAGTCTCTTCTGGTTGTAGAAGAGAACCAGACTGGTATGTCAATTGGTCGCGTTGACCAGTACATGTACCCATATTTTAAGGCAGACCTCGAAGCAGGTCGTATGACTGAGTATGAAGCTTTTGACCTCGCAGGCTGTATGCTCATCAAAATGTCTGAAATGATGTGGATTACCAACGAAGGTGGCTCTAAGTTTTTTGCAGGGTACCAGCCGTTTGTAAACATGTGTGTCGGTGGTGTGAAACGTGATGGCACTGATGCTACAAACGATCTTACCTACCTGCTCATGGATGCAGTTCGTCATGTTCGCGTTTACCAGCCTTCACTCGCGACTCGCGTCCACAACAAATCACCTCATAAATATCTGAAGAAAATTATCGAAGTAATTCGCTCAGGAATGGGTTTCCCTGCAATTCACTTTGATGATGCACACATTAAGATGATGCTCGCAAAAGGCGTAACTATTGAAGACGCTCGCGATTACTGTCTGATGGGGTGTGTTGAACCACAAAAATCCGGTCGTCTCTACCAGTGGACTTCTACCGGGTACACTCAGTGGCCAATTTGTATTGAATTGGTTCTGAACCATGGTGTGCCACTCTGGTATGGCAAGCAGGTTACTCCGGACGCAGGACCTCTTGAGCAGTTTACAACCTACGAACAGTTTGAAGAAGCTGTAAAAGATCAGATCAGATACATCACTAAGCATACAAGCGTTGCAACAGTTATTTCACAGCGAGTTCATAGAGAGCTTGCTCCTAAGCCTCTTATGTCCATGATGTATGAAGGTTGTATGGAAAACGGACGTGATGTTTCTTCTGGTGGCGCAATGTACAACTTTGGACCGGGTGTGGTTTGGAGTGGGCTTGCAACATACGTAGACTCCATGGCTGCAATTAAGAAGCTTGTATTTGAAGAGAAAAAGTACACTCTTGCCCAGATGAATGAAGCTCTCAAAGCTGACTTTGAGGGGTACGCGCAGGTGAAGGCAGATTGTGCAGCTGCTCCAAAATACGGCAACGATGACGACTACGCAGACCTTATTGCAGCAGATCTTGTAAGCTTCACAGAAGAAGAGCACCGCCAATACAAGACGTTGTACTCAGTATTGAGTCACGGAACCCTTTCTATTTCCAACAACACCCCGTTTGGACAGATTACTGGTGCATCCGCTGGTGGTCGAGGCGCTTGGACACCTCTTTCTGACGGTATCAGCCCAAGTCATGGCGTTGATTACAAAGGGCCTACCGCTATCATCAAATCTGTTTCCAAAATGTCTAACGACAGCATGAACATTGGCATGGTTCATAACTTTAAGATCATGTCCGGTCTGCTGGAGACTCCGCAGGGTGAAGAAAGCTTAATTACCCTTATCCGCACAGCAAGTATGCTTGGTAACGGTGAAATGCAGTTTAACTACCTTGATAATGATGTGCTTATTGCAGCACAGAAGAATCCTGAAAATTACCGTGACCTTGTTGTTCGCGTTGCAGGTTACTCTGCATTCTTTGTGGAACTTTGCAAAGATGTTCAGGACGAGATTATCAGCAGAACAATGTTGAAGCAGATTTAG
- a CDS encoding aldehyde dehydrogenase family protein, with translation MIIDNDLLSIQQARILVENAYVAQQQLADFSQEKLDSIVDNIAEDLERHTREFAMMSAEETEYGNWQHKLKKNNFVCGFSRRAFHGMRCVGVVAEDLDKQTMDIGVPIGVIAALCPATSPVSTTIYKALIAIKSGNAIVFSPHPRARKTMGKVIDFMINTGRNHGLPDGALSYLHTVSSSGTRELMQHRHVALILNTGVPGMLQAAQESGKTLIYGGAGNVPAFIERTADVEQAVRDIITSKTFDNGVVAAAEQAIVVDGCIAAEVKRAFEANGAYFMSEDEARSVGELLFLPANTLNHDCIGRTAVAVAEKAGFQVPAGTQVLVAERSYIAEFDIYSREKLCPVLSFYIEPDWMHACEKCIELLLSERCGHTLVIHSRDESVIKLFALKKPVGRVLVNTPAVFGGMGATTNLFPSMTLGSGSAGKGYTSDNISPKNLIYVRKVGYGVRDIESANANILFGASDENVPRAVPNSFQSDSLNEVRRILQETIAEVLAADSGHKN, from the coding sequence ATGATTATAGACAATGATTTGCTTTCAATTCAGCAGGCCAGAATTCTGGTTGAAAATGCCTATGTTGCTCAACAACAGCTTGCCGACTTTTCGCAGGAAAAACTTGATTCCATAGTCGACAACATTGCTGAAGATCTTGAACGGCATACGAGAGAATTTGCCATGATGTCTGCTGAAGAGACTGAGTATGGCAATTGGCAGCATAAGCTGAAAAAAAACAATTTTGTCTGCGGCTTTTCCCGTAGGGCTTTTCATGGAATGCGTTGTGTAGGCGTCGTTGCTGAGGATCTGGATAAACAGACTATGGACATAGGCGTGCCAATCGGAGTGATTGCTGCGTTGTGTCCAGCTACGAGTCCGGTTTCCACTACAATCTATAAGGCACTGATCGCCATTAAATCAGGCAACGCGATTGTATTTTCCCCCCATCCCAGAGCTCGTAAGACTATGGGGAAAGTTATTGATTTCATGATAAACACTGGTCGCAACCATGGTCTTCCTGATGGGGCATTGTCTTACCTGCACACTGTTTCATCCAGCGGTACACGTGAGTTGATGCAACATAGGCATGTGGCATTGATTCTAAATACGGGTGTTCCCGGAATGCTTCAGGCTGCACAGGAGTCTGGGAAGACACTTATTTACGGCGGGGCAGGTAATGTTCCTGCGTTTATTGAACGGACTGCTGATGTTGAGCAGGCTGTCAGAGATATTATCACAAGTAAGACCTTTGATAACGGCGTAGTTGCAGCAGCTGAGCAGGCTATTGTGGTTGATGGTTGTATTGCTGCTGAAGTGAAACGGGCATTCGAGGCGAATGGTGCGTACTTCATGTCGGAAGATGAAGCTCGTAGCGTTGGTGAATTACTATTCTTACCTGCCAATACCCTTAATCATGACTGTATCGGCCGCACCGCTGTTGCTGTCGCAGAAAAGGCAGGCTTTCAAGTGCCTGCCGGAACTCAGGTACTTGTTGCAGAGCGAAGCTACATTGCTGAGTTTGATATCTATTCCCGTGAAAAGCTGTGCCCTGTTTTGAGTTTTTATATTGAACCCGATTGGATGCATGCGTGTGAAAAGTGCATTGAGCTGCTTCTCAGTGAGAGATGTGGCCACACGTTGGTGATCCATTCCCGAGACGAAAGCGTAATTAAGCTCTTTGCGTTGAAAAAACCTGTTGGAAGGGTGCTTGTAAACACTCCTGCAGTGTTCGGGGGGATGGGGGCCACAACTAATTTGTTTCCGTCAATGACACTTGGAAGTGGCTCCGCTGGCAAAGGGTACACTTCTGATAATATTTCCCCAAAAAATCTCATCTATGTGCGTAAGGTTGGATACGGTGTCAGGGATATCGAATCTGCCAACGCAAATATTCTTTTTGGTGCATCTGATGAGAATGTACCACGGGCTGTGCCGAACTCTTTTCAGTCTGACTCATTGAATGAAGTACGTCGTATTTTACAAGAAACTATTGCAGAAGTGCTTGCTGCAGATAGTGGTCATAAGAATTAA